A genome region from Sphaeramia orbicularis chromosome 19, fSphaOr1.1, whole genome shotgun sequence includes the following:
- the mapk8b gene encoding mitogen-activated protein kinase 8 isoform X3: MNRNKREKEYYSIDVGDSTFMVLKRYQNLRPIGSGAQGIVCSAYDHNLERNVAIKKLSRPFQNQTHAKRAYRELVLMKCVNHKNIIGLLNVFTPQKTLEEFQDVYLVMELMDANLCQVIQMELDHERLSYLLYQMLCGIKHLHAAGIIHRDLKPSNIVVKSDCTLKILDFGLARTAATGLLMTPYVVTRYYRAPEVILGMGYQANVDIWAVGCIMAEMVRHKILFPGRDYIDQWNKVIEQLGTPSQEFLMKLNQSVRTYVENRPRYAGYSFEKLFPDVLFPADSEHNKLKASQARDLLSKMLVIDASKRISVDEALQHPYINVWYDPTEVEAPPPVITDKQLDEREHTVDEWKELIYKEVLDWEERTKNGVIRGQPGSIGATVSSPSHQHQHHPSTSSSASITDVSSMATDPTPTDTDGSLETARAAAAAPAPGALGCCT, encoded by the exons ttcAGCGTATGACCACAACTTGGAGAGGAATGTCGCCATCAAGAAGCTGAGCCGGCCCTTTCAGAACCAGACCCATGCCAAACGGGCCTACAGAGAACTGGTGCTTATGAAATGTGTCAACCACAAGAAC ATAATCGGCCTATTAAATGTATTCACACCACAGAAGACACTGGAAGAATTCCAAGATGT GTATCTAGTGATGGAGCTCATGGATGCCAACCTGTGCCAGGTGATTCAGATGGAGCTGGACCATGAGAGGCTGTCCTACCTGCTTTACCAGatgctgtgtggcatcaaacacCTTCACGCTGCAGGAATCATCCACAGG GATCTGAAGCCCAGTAATATCGTGGTGAAATCCGACTGCACGCTGAAGATCCTGGACTTTGGTCTGGCGAGGACGGCCGCCACCGGCCTCCTCATGACGCCCTATGTGGTCACCCGCTACTACCGCGCCCCTGAAGTCATCCTAGGGATGGGTTACCAGGCCAACG TGGATATTTGGGCTGTGGGCTGCATTATGGCAGAAATGGTTCGCCACAAAATCCTTTTTCCAGGAAGGGATT ATATTGACCAATGGAATAAGGTGATTGAGCAGCTGGGGACGCCGTCTCAGGAGTTTTTAATGAAGCTCAACCAGTCGGTGAGGACGTACGTGGAGAACCGGCCGCGGTACGCCGGCTACAGCTTCGAGAAGCTCTTCCCGGACGTCTTATTTCCTGCAGACTCTGAACACAACAAACTAAAAG CGAGCCAAGCCCGAGACCTCCTATCCAAAATGCTGGTAATAGATGCATCCAAACGGATCTCAGTGGACGAGGCTCTGCAGCACCCGTACATCAACGTGTGGTACGACCCAACCGAGGTGGAGGCA CCACCGCCTGTGATCACAGACAAACAGCTGGATGAGAGGGAGCACACAGTGGACGAGTGGAAAG AATTGATATATAAAGAAGTGTTGGACTGGGAGGAAAGGACAAAGAATGGTGTCATCAGGGGACAGCCAGGCTCCATAG GTGCAACAGTGAGCAGCCCCTcccaccaacaccagcaccaccCCTCTACATCCTCCTCCGCCTCCATCACCGATGTTTCATCCATGGCCACCGACCCGACCCCGACCGACACAGATGGCAGCCTGGAGACGGCCAGAGCCGCCGCCGCCGCTCCAGCCCCCGGCGCCCTTGGCTGCTGCACATGA